A DNA window from Actinomycetota bacterium contains the following coding sequences:
- a CDS encoding rhodanese-like domain-containing protein: MMIKKNILKPAFIIIIVIMFCITVLQGCLKTADNKESATEAGSAGVDKESVGIYKGITVDEAYEMIKNGGYQILDVRTPEEYSEGYIAGSVLIPVSELGKRLDELEKELPVVVYCRSGKRSAKASEILKKAGFKEIYNVLGGITDWSAKGYPIEK, from the coding sequence ATGATGATTAAAAAAAATATTTTAAAACCGGCATTTATAATAATTATAGTAATTATGTTCTGCATTACTGTTTTGCAGGGGTGTCTTAAAACGGCTGATAACAAAGAATCTGCGACTGAAGCAGGAAGCGCCGGCGTTGATAAAGAATCGGTCGGTATTTATAAAGGGATTACTGTTGATGAAGCTTATGAAATGATAAAAAACGGTGGATACCAGATTCTTGATGTAAGGACTCCTGAGGAATATTCAGAAGGATATATTGCAGGCTCCGTTCTTATACCTGTCTCTGAATTGGGAAAAAGGCTGGATGAGCTGGAAAAAGAGCTGCCGGTTGTAGTTTATTGCAGATCAGGAAAAAGAAGCGCCAAGGCATCAGAAATCCTGAAAAAAGCAGGATTTAAAGAAATATATAATGTGCTTGGCGGCATAACGGATTGGTCTGCAAAAGGCTATCCGATTGAGAAATAA